Proteins from one Pontibacter korlensis genomic window:
- a CDS encoding M20 metallopeptidase family protein: MSISTDKVKELAKAYAPETVQVRRHIHANPELSFEEHNTSAYVKQVLQGYGIEAESMANTGLVALIKGRNPEKKTIALRADMDALPIVEANEVEYKSKNEGVMHACGHDVHTASVLGTARILQELRDEFEGTIKLVFQPGEEKFPGGASIMIKEGVLQNPAPESIIGQHVFPLLPAGKVGFRSGMYMASADEIYITVKGKGGHAAIPEMNIDPVLITSHLIVALQQIVSRHASPKVPTVLSFGKVEAKGATNVIPNEVRLEGTFRTMNEEWRREAHQKIKKLAESLCESMGGSCDIDIKNGYPFLQNDPTVTGTARAAAEVYLGEDNVVDLDLWMGAEDFSYYTQQVPACFYRLGTRNEERGITSGVHTPTFDVDEAAVETGIGLMAWIALQELNA, from the coding sequence TGAAGAGCACAACACTTCTGCCTATGTAAAGCAGGTACTGCAGGGCTATGGCATAGAGGCTGAAAGTATGGCTAATACTGGTTTAGTAGCCTTGATAAAGGGAAGGAACCCTGAAAAGAAAACCATCGCTTTAAGAGCTGATATGGATGCTTTGCCTATTGTGGAGGCAAATGAGGTAGAGTACAAATCAAAAAATGAAGGTGTGATGCATGCCTGTGGTCACGATGTGCATACAGCCTCTGTACTTGGTACGGCACGCATACTTCAGGAGCTGCGCGATGAATTTGAAGGTACAATTAAACTGGTTTTTCAGCCAGGTGAGGAGAAGTTTCCAGGGGGCGCATCTATCATGATCAAAGAAGGTGTGCTACAGAATCCGGCTCCAGAAAGTATAATTGGGCAGCACGTATTTCCGTTACTGCCTGCCGGTAAAGTAGGCTTCCGCTCCGGTATGTACATGGCCAGTGCCGACGAAATCTATATCACCGTGAAAGGAAAAGGAGGGCACGCTGCCATTCCGGAGATGAATATAGACCCGGTGCTGATTACCTCACACCTTATTGTGGCACTGCAGCAGATTGTAAGCCGCCATGCCAGCCCAAAGGTGCCTACGGTGTTGTCTTTTGGCAAGGTAGAAGCAAAGGGGGCCACCAATGTTATCCCGAATGAGGTAAGGCTGGAGGGCACCTTCCGAACTATGAATGAAGAGTGGCGTCGCGAGGCTCATCAAAAAATCAAGAAGCTTGCCGAGAGCCTCTGCGAAAGTATGGGCGGCAGCTGCGATATTGACATCAAGAACGGCTATCCTTTTCTGCAAAACGACCCTACAGTTACAGGTACCGCGCGTGCTGCGGCCGAAGTATACTTAGGTGAGGATAACGTTGTGGACCTAGACCTGTGGATGGGAGCAGAAGACTTTTCCTACTATACCCAGCAGGTACCAGCGTGTTTCTACCGACTTGGTACCCGCAACGAAGAGCGCGGCATTACCTCAGGAGTACATACCCCAACGTTTGATGTAGACGAGGCTGCTGTTGAAACAGGGATAGGCCTGATGGCATGGATAGCGCTGCAGGAGCTGAATGCCTAA
- a CDS encoding DUF2490 domain-containing protein, with protein sequence MKKLYFVLLLLLPTLAQAQSKISASTTIWPELQISYGLGEEGLLFLRNSYRINTDSDFNDLKETGPLSSFERVELSLGYEHTLTEHWRGGALLRYAAEDYPKTLFYTLFLRHNGSIKGLYFNKQLLFEYVDQEEQDTFGRFRLSAELGKRLPLGSRFVTPSINYEAMLRSSLGKQYDGRPQERTIDRTRLRLSLNYELTEKLRINPYFMRQTDHYYVLIAPVYDEQGKLVEDGYTTKRNRITPVVGLELKYSFNRTPNTASFTY encoded by the coding sequence ATGAAGAAACTATACTTTGTACTTCTGCTGCTTTTGCCAACGCTGGCACAGGCTCAGAGCAAAATTTCTGCGTCAACTACCATCTGGCCGGAGCTGCAGATAAGCTACGGCTTAGGTGAGGAAGGGCTACTGTTTCTGCGCAATAGCTACCGCATCAACACCGACAGCGATTTCAACGACCTGAAGGAAACAGGACCACTGAGTAGCTTTGAGCGTGTAGAGCTAAGTTTAGGGTATGAGCACACTTTAACGGAGCATTGGCGTGGCGGAGCTTTACTTCGTTATGCAGCCGAAGACTATCCTAAAACGCTTTTTTATACTTTGTTCCTGCGCCACAACGGTAGCATTAAAGGCCTGTACTTTAACAAGCAGCTCCTGTTTGAGTATGTAGACCAGGAAGAGCAAGATACTTTTGGCCGCTTCCGTTTGTCAGCAGAGTTGGGAAAACGCCTTCCGCTTGGAAGCAGGTTTGTTACTCCTAGTATAAACTACGAAGCAATGCTGCGCTCTAGCCTTGGCAAGCAGTACGATGGGAGGCCGCAGGAACGTACCATTGATAGAACGCGTCTGCGTCTGAGCCTGAACTATGAGCTTACCGAGAAGCTCCGTATAAACCCATACTTTATGCGGCAAACGGACCACTACTATGTGCTTATTGCACCTGTTTATGATGAGCAGGGCAAACTAGTGGAGGACGGATATACTACCAAGCGCAATCGAATCACACCTGTGGTGGGGTTGGAGCTAAAGTATAGCTTTAACCGTACTCCTAATACTGCCAGTTTTACCTACTAA
- a CDS encoding Hsp20/alpha crystallin family protein: MGLARYNGMQDTMPNTFSSMLDRFFNESVNSRNFSGFTPHVDACETERGFEIEVALPGVKKEDISIDFQEGKLTITGERKLEKKEEGRRYHMLETQYGSFSRTFYLPDNVNPDKISAQFNDGILLVNIPKDEQKTMKRQIKISAGAEKETKSEKKKEKVLTENGEAK; this comes from the coding sequence ATGGGACTAGCTAGATACAACGGCATGCAGGACACAATGCCGAATACATTCAGTTCAATGCTCGATAGATTCTTTAACGAGTCTGTTAACTCAAGAAACTTCTCAGGCTTTACACCACACGTGGATGCCTGCGAGACGGAGCGAGGCTTCGAAATTGAGGTTGCGCTGCCAGGTGTGAAGAAGGAGGATATCTCAATTGATTTCCAGGAAGGTAAGCTTACTATTACAGGTGAGCGCAAGCTGGAAAAGAAAGAGGAGGGCCGACGCTATCATATGCTGGAAACGCAGTATGGTTCATTCAGCAGAACTTTCTATCTACCAGATAATGTGAATCCGGATAAAATCTCAGCGCAGTTCAACGATGGTATTCTGCTCGTAAATATTCCAAAAGATGAGCAAAAGACCATGAAGCGCCAGATCAAGATTTCTGCCGGAGCCGAGAAGGAAACAAAGTCTGAGAAGAAAAAGGAAAAGGTTCTTACTGAGAACGGAGAAGCGAAGTAA
- a CDS encoding Do family serine endopeptidase, with the protein MKTRQFILGVALSAVVGGGVAVGSYKLLEDENKVQTEQQYPTVRYTSDMRSSNTVVPEGLNFIKAAQVSTPAVVHVMTEYSVRSSDRYSSPMDPFLREFFGDGFGQNVPRGPQMGSGSGVIVASNGYIVTNNHVIDRADKIEVVLDDKRKYEATLVGTDPTTDIALLKVEADNLPTIRYGNSDDLQVGEWVLAVGNPMNLTSTVTAGIVSAKGRNINILRTSANRDMSIESFIQTDAAVNPGNSGGALVNLNGDLVGINTAIASQTGSFAGYSFAVPSAIVSKVVDDLLKFGEVQRALLGATIQEIDANFAKEKGLKTLNGVYIAGVEEGSGAKEAGLQAGDVITSVNDVKVAKSSQLLEQIARYRPGDKVKIAYIRDGKNKSTNVTLKNRENSTELVKRSNAKAITFDGATFEPVSRQEMNKLGIDGGAKISDVRNSKFRDTGMKDGFIITRIDRYEVHEPADVEKHLKSFNGGVVYIEGVYPDGLKAYYPIGKG; encoded by the coding sequence ATGAAGACAAGACAGTTTATACTTGGCGTTGCGCTTTCGGCCGTGGTGGGCGGCGGTGTGGCTGTTGGTAGCTACAAATTGCTGGAGGATGAAAATAAAGTACAGACAGAACAGCAATACCCTACCGTGCGCTACACAAGCGATATGCGCAGCAGTAACACGGTTGTGCCAGAAGGATTAAATTTTATTAAAGCCGCTCAGGTGTCTACGCCTGCCGTAGTGCACGTGATGACGGAATATAGCGTACGCTCCTCTGACCGATACAGCAGCCCGATGGACCCGTTCCTGCGAGAGTTCTTTGGCGATGGCTTTGGTCAGAACGTGCCGCGTGGTCCACAAATGGGGTCTGGTTCAGGCGTGATTGTAGCCTCTAACGGTTATATTGTTACCAATAACCACGTAATTGACAGAGCAGATAAAATAGAGGTAGTGCTGGATGACAAGCGTAAGTATGAAGCTACACTTGTAGGAACAGACCCTACCACAGACATAGCGTTGCTGAAAGTGGAAGCAGACAACTTGCCAACCATCCGCTACGGTAACTCCGATGACCTGCAAGTAGGGGAGTGGGTGTTAGCGGTAGGTAACCCTATGAACCTGACCTCAACAGTAACAGCAGGTATTGTAAGTGCCAAAGGCCGGAACATCAATATTTTGCGTACCAGCGCCAACCGGGATATGAGCATTGAGTCTTTCATACAGACTGATGCTGCTGTAAACCCAGGTAACTCTGGAGGCGCCTTGGTTAACCTGAACGGTGACCTGGTAGGTATAAACACAGCTATTGCCTCTCAGACTGGTTCTTTTGCAGGCTACTCTTTTGCCGTTCCGTCAGCCATTGTAAGCAAGGTAGTAGATGACCTGCTGAAGTTTGGTGAAGTGCAGCGTGCGCTACTTGGAGCCACTATCCAGGAGATCGACGCTAACTTTGCGAAGGAAAAAGGCTTGAAAACACTGAATGGTGTTTACATTGCCGGTGTAGAAGAAGGCAGTGGTGCTAAGGAGGCAGGACTTCAGGCAGGCGACGTGATTACATCTGTTAACGATGTTAAAGTAGCTAAGTCGTCTCAGTTGCTGGAGCAGATTGCCCGCTACCGCCCTGGTGATAAGGTTAAGATCGCTTACATCCGCGACGGTAAAAACAAGTCTACCAATGTAACGCTGAAGAACAGGGAGAACAGCACAGAACTAGTGAAGCGTAGCAATGCTAAAGCCATCACTTTTGACGGTGCTACTTTTGAGCCTGTAAGCAGACAAGAAATGAACAAGCTGGGTATCGACGGTGGTGCCAAGATTTCTGATGTGCGCAACAGCAAGTTCCGCGACACAGGTATGAAAGATGGCTTCATCATTACCCGCATCGACAGATACGAGGTACATGAGCCAGCCGATGTAGAGAAACACCTGAAAAGCTTTAATGGCGGCGTGGTGTATATAGAAGGTGTATATCCTGATGGCCTGAAAGCTTATTACCCTATCGGAAAAGGTTAA
- a CDS encoding aldehyde dehydrogenase family protein, translating into MKQTIESLPLVKEITDVLQQLGIKEVNPAYSTGLVWGGHEGRSTRTITSPADGNTIATVNMANADDYDQVVQTAQEAFKVWRKTPAPKRGEVVRQIGDRLRKHKEALGKLVSYEMGKIYQEGLGEVQEMIDICDFAVGLSRQLHGFTMHSERPQHRMYEQYHPLGIVGVISAFNFPVAVWSWNAMLAAVCGDVIIWKPSEKTPLTGVACQHIIREVLTENELPEGIFNLIIGDAEIGSLMSHDKRVPLVSATGSTHMGKKVGEAVGARLGKSLLELGGNNAIILTENADLEMALRAIVFGAVGTCGQRCTSTRRLIIHENIYDQVKERLLKVYPNLPIGHPLDSTTLIGPLIDKDAVNAFSNALEKVQQEGGTLLTGGEVLSGDGFETGTYVKPAIVEAENHYEMVQEETFAPILYLIKYSGEVENAIEIQNGVRQGLSSAIFSTSLLETEAFLSHWGSDCGIANVNIGTSGAEIGGAFGGEKETGGGRESGSDAWKVYMRRQTNTINYSRELPLAQGIKFDIMD; encoded by the coding sequence ATGAAACAGACGATAGAATCATTGCCGCTGGTGAAGGAAATAACAGATGTACTTCAGCAGTTAGGTATAAAAGAAGTTAATCCTGCCTACAGTACCGGCCTTGTTTGGGGTGGGCACGAAGGTCGCTCAACCCGTACTATAACCTCTCCTGCAGACGGAAACACTATTGCCACTGTAAACATGGCGAACGCAGATGATTACGACCAAGTAGTACAGACAGCTCAGGAAGCATTTAAGGTATGGCGCAAGACTCCGGCTCCAAAGCGTGGCGAGGTTGTGCGCCAGATCGGTGACAGACTGCGCAAGCACAAAGAGGCGTTGGGGAAACTGGTAAGCTATGAGATGGGCAAAATTTATCAGGAGGGCCTGGGCGAGGTGCAGGAGATGATTGACATCTGCGATTTTGCTGTGGGTCTGTCGCGCCAGCTGCATGGCTTTACCATGCACTCAGAGCGTCCGCAGCACCGTATGTATGAGCAATACCACCCTCTGGGTATTGTAGGTGTTATCTCTGCTTTCAACTTCCCGGTGGCAGTATGGAGCTGGAACGCTATGCTGGCTGCAGTGTGCGGCGATGTGATCATCTGGAAACCATCTGAGAAAACGCCGCTCACAGGCGTTGCTTGTCAGCATATTATACGTGAGGTGCTAACCGAGAATGAGCTTCCGGAAGGCATTTTCAACCTGATTATTGGTGATGCTGAAATCGGTAGCCTGATGAGCCATGACAAGCGCGTGCCGTTGGTATCAGCAACAGGTTCTACGCACATGGGTAAGAAAGTAGGCGAAGCGGTAGGAGCACGCTTAGGTAAATCTCTCCTGGAGCTGGGAGGTAACAATGCTATTATACTAACTGAGAATGCTGACCTGGAGATGGCACTACGTGCTATTGTGTTCGGGGCAGTGGGTACTTGTGGCCAGCGTTGTACTTCTACCCGTCGTCTTATCATCCATGAGAATATCTATGATCAGGTAAAAGAGCGCCTCTTGAAAGTGTACCCTAACCTGCCTATTGGTCATCCGCTGGACAGCACGACATTGATTGGCCCACTTATCGATAAAGATGCTGTAAATGCTTTCTCTAATGCGCTGGAGAAAGTACAGCAAGAAGGTGGTACGCTGTTAACAGGTGGAGAGGTGTTGAGCGGCGATGGCTTTGAGACGGGTACCTATGTGAAGCCAGCTATCGTAGAGGCTGAGAATCATTATGAGATGGTGCAGGAGGAAACATTTGCTCCAATCCTGTACCTGATAAAATATAGCGGTGAGGTGGAGAACGCTATTGAAATTCAGAATGGCGTACGTCAGGGTCTGTCCTCTGCTATATTCTCAACTAGCCTCCTGGAAACAGAAGCTTTCCTGAGCCACTGGGGTTCTGACTGTGGAATTGCCAATGTTAACATTGGTACCTCGGGAGCCGAAATCGGTGGTGCTTTTGGTGGCGAGAAAGAAACAGGCGGAGGCCGTGAATCTGGCTCCGATGCATGGAAAGTATACATGCGCCGCCAGACCAACACCATTAACTATAGCCGCGAGTTGCCACTAGCCCAAGGTATCAAGTTCGATATCATGGACTAA
- a CDS encoding RNA polymerase sigma factor, whose amino-acid sequence MEKLGYQDVNHQVVERCKSGDHRAQYELYKLYSKAMFNVSMRITNDYAEAEDVLQEAFISAFKNLHSYKGEASFGSWLKKIVVNAAINAIRKRRAELVPMDERVVEDVPDEVSEDDSEWQVEQVRRAIQKLPDGYRVVLSLYLLEGYDHAEIGEVLGISESTSKSQYSRARKKLLEIMREPQFVA is encoded by the coding sequence TTGGAAAAACTAGGATATCAGGATGTAAACCACCAGGTGGTAGAACGCTGTAAGAGCGGAGACCACAGGGCGCAGTATGAGCTGTATAAGCTTTACTCGAAAGCCATGTTTAACGTGAGCATGCGCATAACAAACGATTATGCCGAAGCCGAGGATGTATTACAGGAAGCATTTATAAGTGCCTTTAAGAACCTGCATAGTTATAAAGGTGAGGCAAGCTTTGGCAGTTGGCTAAAGAAGATAGTGGTGAACGCAGCCATAAATGCTATCCGGAAGCGCCGTGCAGAGCTGGTACCGATGGACGAAAGAGTTGTGGAAGATGTGCCTGATGAAGTATCGGAGGATGACTCGGAGTGGCAGGTTGAGCAAGTGCGGAGAGCAATTCAGAAACTGCCAGATGGCTATAGGGTTGTACTAAGTTTATACTTGCTGGAGGGCTACGATCATGCTGAGATAGGAGAGGTGCTGGGTATATCAGAATCAACTTCTAAGTCGCAATATAGCCGGGCACGGAAGAAGTTACTGGAGATAATGAGAGAGCCGCAGTTTGTGGCCTGA
- a CDS encoding RidA family protein: MATNKELLNSNKAPEPVGLYPHARRVGTLLFLSGVGPRERGSKTIPGVELDEQGNILSYDIEAQCHSVFRNVRAILEDAGSSWDSLVDVTVFLTNMKDDFATYNRLYAEYFADNQPCRTTVEVNKLPTPIAIELKCIAMID; encoded by the coding sequence ATGGCAACAAACAAAGAACTTCTTAACTCAAACAAAGCACCTGAGCCGGTAGGGCTATATCCTCATGCGCGGCGGGTAGGCACTCTTCTTTTTCTGTCGGGAGTAGGGCCACGGGAGAGAGGCTCCAAGACAATACCGGGTGTTGAGCTGGACGAGCAGGGTAATATCCTGAGCTACGATATAGAAGCCCAATGCCATTCTGTATTCCGTAATGTACGGGCAATTCTGGAAGATGCCGGCTCCAGTTGGGATAGCCTGGTAGACGTAACTGTTTTTCTGACAAACATGAAAGACGACTTCGCTACCTACAACCGTTTATATGCCGAGTACTTTGCAGATAATCAACCCTGCCGTACTACAGTGGAGGTAAATAAACTTCCGACCCCCATTGCCATCGAGCTGAAGTGTATCGCTATGATAGACTAA
- a CDS encoding MutS-related protein, whose translation MSESRESLYLGRASGFAEQEKKAASTSSAVSWLRVGVFVAGLGLAYHFFNTGNSTAGAVTILVFYGLFILVMRWHSGLNFRYQQLRLLRMVNEQEVERLQGKLNKFDSGQEFVDDHHPYTSDLDIFGHNSLFQLLNHSVTSIGKLKLATWLRQAGTPQEVLQRQEAVAELASPNQLDWLQELLALPMHYKHDAESAEGFINWFRNKAFFRQHAWLKPLLFILPVLTLAAIAAWFYGLSGWIAVALLLVQFLLAYRFRVERDEYYEKSIGIYEAMRSYTKQLQHIEGHQYSSPVLQSLQQELKASGTKASASINKLANIIDFFSWRLSTLMAFFLNNTLLWDFVWIYRLESWKEQYLQQLERSLEVLAELEALASIAAFQHAHPQFAVPQLSPTPFLYQATALAHPLIFSVKPVANDFEMQGAGHSIVITGSNMSGKTTFLRTVGINMVLALLGAPVCARSMTVAPAQVYTAMRTADNLAENTSSFYAELKRLRMLLELTEQGEPVFYLLDEILKGTNSRDRHLGAMSLIRQLHKRNASGLISTHDLELGAMEQELPGGVENYSFNSDIIGDKINFDYKLTPGLCRSFNASKLMQLMGIEIEEEA comes from the coding sequence GTGAGCGAAAGCAGAGAAAGTTTATACCTTGGCAGAGCCTCTGGCTTTGCTGAGCAGGAAAAAAAGGCCGCCTCTACCTCCAGCGCTGTTTCGTGGCTGCGGGTAGGCGTGTTTGTAGCTGGTTTAGGGCTGGCGTACCACTTCTTCAACACTGGCAATAGTACAGCTGGTGCTGTTACCATCTTGGTATTTTACGGCTTGTTTATACTGGTAATGCGGTGGCATAGTGGGCTTAACTTCCGTTATCAGCAGTTGCGATTGCTGCGCATGGTTAACGAGCAGGAGGTAGAGCGCTTACAGGGAAAACTCAACAAGTTCGATTCAGGGCAGGAGTTCGTAGATGATCATCATCCGTATACTTCAGACCTCGATATCTTTGGACACAATTCGCTCTTCCAACTTCTTAACCACTCGGTAACTAGTATAGGTAAGCTTAAGCTGGCAACCTGGTTAAGGCAGGCAGGCACGCCACAGGAGGTATTGCAGCGGCAGGAGGCGGTGGCTGAGCTAGCGTCTCCTAATCAGTTAGACTGGCTGCAGGAACTCCTGGCGCTACCCATGCACTATAAACATGATGCAGAGTCGGCAGAGGGGTTTATAAATTGGTTTAGGAATAAGGCGTTCTTTCGGCAGCATGCATGGCTAAAGCCGCTCCTGTTTATACTTCCGGTACTTACGCTGGCAGCCATTGCAGCATGGTTTTACGGCCTGAGCGGCTGGATTGCCGTTGCCTTACTGTTGGTGCAGTTTCTGTTAGCTTACAGGTTCCGGGTAGAGCGCGACGAGTATTACGAGAAAAGCATTGGCATTTATGAAGCTATGCGTAGCTATACCAAACAGCTACAGCATATAGAAGGGCATCAGTATAGCTCGCCAGTACTACAGTCGCTACAACAGGAGCTAAAGGCTTCTGGTACTAAAGCCTCTGCCAGTATAAACAAGCTTGCTAATATCATCGACTTTTTCTCCTGGCGCCTTAGTACATTAATGGCTTTTTTCCTGAACAATACGCTGCTCTGGGACTTTGTGTGGATATATCGCCTGGAAAGTTGGAAAGAGCAGTACCTGCAGCAGCTGGAACGAAGCCTGGAGGTGCTGGCCGAGCTAGAGGCATTGGCAAGTATAGCTGCTTTCCAGCACGCGCATCCACAGTTTGCTGTACCTCAACTTAGCCCTACGCCTTTTCTGTATCAAGCTACTGCCTTGGCACATCCGCTTATTTTCTCAGTAAAGCCTGTTGCAAATGATTTTGAGATGCAGGGAGCGGGACATTCCATCGTAATTACAGGCTCTAACATGTCAGGCAAAACTACCTTTCTGCGTACAGTAGGTATAAACATGGTCTTGGCGCTATTAGGAGCACCAGTCTGTGCCAGAAGTATGACTGTGGCTCCAGCACAAGTATACACAGCTATGCGTACTGCTGATAACCTGGCCGAGAATACTTCCTCATTCTACGCCGAATTAAAGCGCTTGCGTATGTTGCTAGAGCTGACTGAGCAGGGGGAGCCAGTTTTCTACCTCCTCGATGAAATACTAAAAGGCACCAACTCCCGTGATCGTCACCTGGGGGCCATGTCACTGATACGTCAGCTTCATAAGCGTAATGCTTCCGGCCTTATCTCTACACATGACCTGGAGCTTGGGGCAATGGAACAGGAATTGCCAGGTGGCGTAGAAAACTACAGCTTTAACAGCGACATCATTGGGGATAAGATAAACTTTGATTATAAGCTTACTCCTGGCCTCTGCCGTAGCTTCAATGCCAGCAAACTCATGCAGCTAATGGGTATTGAGATAGAAGAGGAGGCCTAA
- the tsf gene encoding translation elongation factor Ts has product MAITAQDVNKLRQETGAGMMDCKKALTEANGDFEAAKDILRKQGQKIASKRADNATSEGIVLTYVSEDGTNGKVIALACETEPVSKVEDFQNLAKAAMETAVSTNAASKEELLAASQADGRSLQDHITDLMGKIGEKIDVVSYETVSAEKVVNYNHSNGKLGVLVGLTNTNGAEVEEVGKDVAMQIAAMNPIAVDKDGVDAATVEREIEVGKEQARAEGKPEQMLEKIAQGKLNKFYKDNTLLNQDFVKDPSVSVAKLLDNTSKGMTVSEFKRIAIA; this is encoded by the coding sequence ATGGCTATTACAGCACAAGACGTTAACAAACTCCGTCAGGAAACCGGAGCCGGTATGATGGACTGCAAGAAGGCGCTTACTGAAGCTAACGGCGACTTTGAGGCAGCTAAAGATATTCTTCGTAAGCAAGGTCAGAAAATTGCCAGCAAGCGTGCTGACAACGCTACCTCAGAGGGTATCGTGCTGACATACGTAAGCGAAGACGGTACTAACGGTAAAGTAATTGCCCTGGCTTGCGAAACTGAGCCAGTATCTAAAGTAGAAGACTTCCAGAACCTGGCTAAAGCTGCTATGGAGACTGCTGTTTCTACCAACGCTGCTTCTAAAGAAGAGCTTCTTGCTGCTTCTCAGGCTGACGGTCGTTCACTGCAGGACCACATCACTGACCTGATGGGTAAAATCGGTGAGAAAATCGATGTTGTGTCTTACGAGACTGTATCTGCTGAGAAAGTTGTTAACTACAACCACTCAAACGGTAAATTAGGTGTACTAGTAGGCCTAACTAACACTAACGGTGCTGAAGTAGAAGAAGTAGGTAAAGACGTAGCAATGCAAATTGCTGCCATGAACCCAATCGCAGTTGACAAAGACGGCGTTGACGCTGCTACTGTTGAGCGTGAGATTGAGGTTGGTAAAGAGCAGGCTCGTGCTGAAGGTAAGCCAGAGCAGATGCTGGAGAAAATTGCTCAGGGCAAACTGAACAAGTTCTACAAAGACAATACTCTGTTAAACCAGGACTTCGTGAAAGATCCATCTGTATCTGTAGCTAAATTGCTGGACAACACTAGCAAAGGCATGACTGTTAGCGAATTCAAGCGTATTGCTATCGCTTAA
- the rpsB gene encoding 30S ribosomal protein S2, producing the protein MASTNYKELLEAGVHFGHLTRKWDPKMAPYIFMEKNGIHIIDLNKTLVALDEATAAIKNIAKSGRKILFVATKKQAQEIVAEEARRLKMPYVTERWLGGMLTNFATVRKSLKKMSTIDKMMKDPEQSKALAKREKLMLSREREKLDRVLGGIADLSRLPAALFIVDVKREHIAVKEAQKLNLPVFAICDTNSNPEQVDFPIPANDDASKSVALIVSIVGKAIEEGLSERKVDKEETERKRSEEEGIKAKQEADEQ; encoded by the coding sequence ATGGCAAGTACTAATTATAAAGAATTACTTGAGGCAGGTGTTCACTTCGGTCACCTTACCCGCAAGTGGGATCCGAAAATGGCTCCATACATTTTCATGGAGAAAAACGGTATCCACATCATTGACCTGAACAAAACTTTGGTTGCTCTTGACGAGGCTACTGCCGCTATCAAGAACATCGCAAAATCTGGTCGTAAGATTTTGTTTGTAGCTACCAAGAAGCAAGCGCAAGAGATCGTAGCAGAAGAGGCTCGTCGCCTGAAGATGCCTTACGTGACTGAGCGTTGGTTAGGTGGTATGCTTACAAACTTCGCTACTGTGCGTAAGTCTCTGAAGAAAATGTCTACCATCGACAAAATGATGAAAGACCCAGAGCAGTCTAAAGCACTGGCGAAACGTGAGAAGCTGATGCTGTCTCGTGAGCGTGAGAAACTGGATCGAGTACTAGGCGGTATCGCTGACCTGTCTCGCCTACCAGCTGCTCTGTTCATCGTGGACGTAAAGCGTGAGCACATCGCGGTTAAAGAAGCTCAGAAATTGAACCTGCCAGTATTCGCTATCTGCGATACAAACTCTAACCCAGAGCAGGTAGATTTCCCTATCCCTGCAAACGACGACGCTTCTAAGTCTGTAGCCCTGATCGTATCGATCGTAGGTAAGGCTATTGAAGAAGGTCTGTCTGAGCGCAAAGTGGACAAAGAGGAAACTGAGCGTAAGCGTTCTGAAGAAGAAGGCATCAAAGCGAAGCAAGAAGCCGACGAGCAATAA
- the rpsI gene encoding 30S ribosomal protein S9, whose product MEVINTSGRRKTSVARIYMTAGQGNITINGRDIKDYFPSEVLQTIVNQPFRTLEAVGKYDVKANLRGGGVSGQAEALRLAISKALVVENAETKTALKKEGFITRDPRMVERKKFGKRKARRSFQFSKR is encoded by the coding sequence ATGGAAGTTATCAATACATCTGGTAGAAGAAAAACCTCGGTGGCTCGTATCTACATGACGGCCGGGCAAGGGAATATCACTATTAACGGTAGAGATATCAAGGACTACTTCCCTAGCGAAGTACTTCAAACTATTGTGAATCAGCCGTTCAGAACCTTAGAAGCCGTTGGCAAATACGATGTAAAAGCCAATCTTAGAGGTGGTGGTGTAAGCGGCCAGGCTGAAGCACTTAGACTTGCTATTTCTAAAGCACTGGTAGTAGAAAACGCCGAGACTAAAACAGCTCTTAAGAAAGAGGGCTTCATTACTCGTGACCCACGTATGGTGGAGCGTAAGAAGTTCGGTAAGCGCAAAGCTCGTCGTTCATTCCAGTTCAGCAAACGTTAA